Proteins encoded together in one Penaeus vannamei isolate JL-2024 chromosome 41, ASM4276789v1, whole genome shotgun sequence window:
- the LOC113814475 gene encoding sialate:O-sulfotransferase 1 — protein MRSRRFRLLLLVLLAGLAAVIRVLRHSSLQLGKDEACDEEGAVVAKEGLQAFDEREVERESEGGVWYPWGDSGDGVCALHETRFGRALPRVLLLSFPCSGNTWLRYLLEGAAGLFTASEFADEELLRAGFLGEGEDPGSGRTLVQKSHGAVDKSRPDLAGRHEAVGPSTPAVLLLRDPRRAIISFWKLLSRPGDGRHTAQLAPQDFQNNAFRGHVERMTSQWEELATDRLLWNSAPLYVLHYERLLMDPLGHLRKILRFLGMPVDEERLRCLATHLEGSFKRSGNEDFDPYTEEEKRRLSLAVERVQRLLRLMGYPDPPLYEWQDALP, from the exons ATGAGGAGCAGGAGGTTTCGTCTGCTTCTGCTGGTCCTGCTGGCGGGGTTGGCTGCTGTAATACGCGT attacgACACAGCAGTCTCCAGCTGGGGAAGGACGAGGCCTGTGACGAGGAAGGCGCGGTCGTTGCCAA GGAAGGACTCCAGGCATTCG ACGAGAGGGAGGTCGAgcgggagagcgaagggggggtGTGGTACCCCTGGGGGGACTCGGGGGACGGGGTCTGCGCCCTCCATGAGACAAG GTTTGGCCGCGCCCTGCCCCGGGTCCTCCTGCTGTCCTTTCCCTGCTCGGGCAACACGTGGCTCAGGTACCTGCTGGAGGGCGCCGCCGGCCTCTTCACCGCCTCCGAGTTCGCCGACGAGGAGCTCCTCAGGGCGG GGTTCCTGGGCGAAGGCGAAGACCCAGGCAGCGGGAGGACCTTGGTGCAGAAGAGCCACGGCGCCGTCGACAAGTCGCGGCCGGACCTCGCGGGGCGTCACGAGGCGGTGGGACCCAGCACTCCGGCCGTCCTGCTGCTGCGCGACCCTCGAAG AGCAATCATTTCGTTCTGGAAGCTTCTCTCGCGGCCGGGGGACGGCAGACACACCGCCCAGCTGGCGCCTCAGGACTTCCAAAATAACG CTTTCAGAGGCCACGTCGAGCGCATGACGTCACAGTGGGAGGAGCTTGCAACGGACCGCCTCCTGTGGAACTCCGCCCCCTTGTACGTGCTCCACTACGAGCGCCTCCTGATGGACCCGCTTGGACACCTGAGGAAGATCCTGCGTTTTCTTGG CATGCCTGTCGACGAGGAGAGATTGAGGTGTTTGGCAACTCACCTCGAAGGCTCTTTCAAGCGCTCGGGCAACGAGGACTTTGACCCTTAcacggaggaggaaaagaggcgaCTTTCCCTTGCCGTCGAGCGAGTGCAGAGGCTCCTGAGGCTCATGGGCTACCCAGACCCGCCTCTCTACGAATGGCAAGACGCTCTGCCCTAG
- the LOC113830505 gene encoding carboxylic ester hydrolase, translating into MLAVALLAALALQATVEGGIVQWQYYGEFPQVRLKQGELQGRRYQSPEGAKYSSFVGIPYAQPPVGRLRLQDPVAASAWEGVRDAVDFPPKCPQVVGKEIVGGEDCLYLSVFTPEAKAESGHPVMVFIHGDDYLFGGLEDYPPLPLLNHPVVLVVLQYRLGVLGFLSTEDSSLPGNLGLKDQTLALRWVQDNIRDLGGDPDEVTLFGQGSGAQSVHYQILTPYSRGLFSRAILQSGSALCPKYSRGRHREVALQVAKEAGCVEKDTLLDCLRGVRVEKLVHAYIPLQLWSVFPFTMVPRVDGDFIPADPAVLLSSGNFSKVDLILGVTKHEGALMTATMFSSWNPVNELGTNLRMAGPVSLSFESEIEPGHLAGVSYFYYVGNSIISIKEVANLTQLYTDRYFSVCTDHTAMLHAQHGSKVYFYELEHRGLASSTDIFQLFFDNMWVSHGDDLQYLFSSSNGFPYLRIKDDLLTGEMITTLWTNFAKTGKPTPDDSLGFEWDPVTDASLVHLSLSPSPEMRKDNRTQLRSFWQSLPTRQNQILFPEEVGFFVKEAAEDDAQDALPSTETEDTESGPDVEDQKDDGLTEELVNKILSESLGAEMTRGADAETEIGEGSAAKIVVDVGQAEKDNGRKNIGNKDKISDLRVKGAIEEELYKGDNKESNTDDTKHSLNKDITSPSDNVKDLDEEEDYSKDLYKKDDIKDSLRKKYYHSILKELGAENVRREDVKNLKYKHNLRKLEEEGRNDLGADDALNAVENRISENAQDTPTQTARRVTDTQTEHTGLDAQTDQTDHKDTNIPGDNKSTNTQTGHIGTSMEDGSTQERAPDSDFFIVKKMIDYGDMYQILKDNEEAIRQYNAAVRLTPSMCTFGEDC; encoded by the exons ATGCTCGCGGTGGCCCTGCTGGCCGCCCTGGCCCTTCAAGCCACAGTCGAGGGCGGCATCGTGCAGTGGCAGTACTACGGCGAGTTCCCGCAGGTGAGGCTGAAGCAGGGGGAGCTCCAGGGGCGGCGGTACCAGTCTCCCGAGGGCGCCAAGTACAGCTCCTTCGTCGGTATTCCGTACGCGCAGCCGCCTGTTGGGAGGTTGCGGTTGCAG gATCCCGTGGCAGCTTCTGCGtgggagggcgtgagggacgCCGTCGATTTCCCCCCGAAGTGCCCGCAGGTGGTCGGGAAGGAGATCGTGGGAGGCGAGGACTGTCTCTATCTCAGCGTCTTCACTCCTGAAGCAAAG GCGGAGAGCGGCCACCCCGTCATGGTGTTCATCCACGGGGACGACTACCTCTTCGGGGGACTGGAGGACTACCCGCCGCTGCCCCTCCTGAACCACCCGGTCGTGCTGGTCGTCCTCCAGTACCGTCTGGGCGTCCTGG GATTCCTGTCGACGGAGGATTCTTCTCTACCTGGAAACCTAGGATTAAAGGACCAGACGCTGGCCCTCCGTTGGGTGCAGGACAACATCCGGGACCTCGGCGGCGACCCTGACGAGGTCACGCTCTTCGGGCAGGGCAGCGGGGCGCAGTCCGTCCACTACCAGATCCTGACGCCGTATTCTCGTG GACTCTTCTCTCGGGCCATCCTGCAGTCTGGATCCGCCCTCTGCCCCAAGTACTCGAGGGGCAGACACCGCGAAGTCGCCCTGCAGGTGGCCAAGGAGGCGGGCTGTGTGGAGAAGGACACCCTGCTGGACTGTCTCCGCGGCGTCCGGGTGGAGAAGCTCGTCCATGCCTACATACCCTTGCAG TTGTGGAGCGTCTTCCCGTTCACGATGGTTCCTCGCGTGGACGGCGACTTCATCCCTGCGGACCCGGCCGTTCTCCTCTCTTCCGGAAACTTCTCGAAGGTGGACCTCATCCTCGGCGTGACGAAGCACGAGGGGGCTTTGATGACTGCGA CTATGTTTTCAAGCTGGAACCCCGTGAACGAACTGGGGACCAACCTCCGCATGGCTGGCCCCGTGTCCCTGAGCTTCGAGAGCGAAATAGAACCCGGACACCTCGCGGGCGTCAGCTATTTCTACTACGTTGGAAACAGTATAATCAGTATTAAGGAAGTTGCTAATCTCACTCAG CTGTACACAGACCGGTACTTCTCGGTTTGCACAGACCACACAGCCATGCTGCACGCCCAACATGGCTCCAAGGTTTATTTTTATGAGCTCGAACACCGTGGCCTTGCCTCAAGCACAGACATATTCCAGCTTTTCTTCGATAACATGT GGGTAAGTCACGGAGACGACCTGCAGTACCTCTTCAGTAGTAGCAATGGGTTCCCCTATCTGAGGATCAAGGACGACCTTTTGACGGGTGAAATGATCACGACGCTTTGGACGAACTTCGCAAAGACAGG GAAACCGACACCTGACGACTCCTTGGGCTTCGAATGGGATCCGGTGACCGACGCCTCCTTGGTTCACCTGTCTTTGTCGCCTTCACCTGAAATGCGTAAGGACAACCGCACGCAG tTGCGGAGTTTCTGGCAGTCCCTTCCAACACGTCAGAACCAGATCCTGTTCCCCGAGGAGGTGGGCTTCTTCGTGAAGGAAGCTGCGGAGGACGACGCCCAAGACGCCCTTCCAAGCACAGAAACGGAGGACACAGAGTCGGGCCCAGATGTAGAGGATCAAAAGGATGACGGTTTAACGGAGGAGTTGGTCAACAAGATCCTGAGTGAATCTCTGGGGGCCGAAATGACAAGGGGAGCCGACGCCGAGACGGAAATCGGTGAAGGTTCAGCTGCCAAAATTGTTGTGGACGTTGGACAAGCTGAAAAGGATAATGGCAGGAAGAACATtggcaataaagataaaatcagcGACCTTCGGGTTAAGGGTGCCATTGAAGAAGAGCTGTACAAAGGTGACAACAAGGAATCTAATACAGACGATACCAAACACTCACTCAACAAGGACATTACTAGCCCTTCAGATAACGTGAAAGACTTAGACGAAGAGGAAGATTATTCCAAAGACCTTTACAAGAAAGACGACATCAAGGACTCCTTGAGGAAGAAGTATTACCACAGCATTTTGAAGGAACTCGGCGCTGAGAACGTGAGGAGAGAAGACGTGAAAAAtctaaaatacaaacacaatctgaggaagttagaggaggaggggcggaacGACTTGGGTGCTGATGATGCGCTCAACGCCGTCGAAAATAGAATTTCCGAAAACGCCCAGGATACCCCTACCCAAACGGCACGCAGAGTTACCGATACCCAGACGGAACACACCGGACTTGATGcccagacagaccagacagaccaCAAAGACACCAACATCCCAGGAGATAACAAAAGTACCAACACCCAAACAGGTCACATTGGCACTTCCATGGAGGACGGCAGCACCCAGGAGAGGGCACCAGACAGCGACTTTTTCAtcgtaaagaaaatgatagactATGGCGACATGTACCAAATACTGAAGGATAACGAGGAAGCCATCAGACAGTACAATGCCGCCGTCAGACTCACTCCCTCCATGTGTACTTTTGGTGAGGACTGCTAA
- the LOC113830501 gene encoding uncharacterized protein has translation MLGVQLKSLRRKKKRHVHVNLPKKYYERDDLKENTGNEYDEPFSGVARLCPLLDHNAETRDVQSVLQFPCPLDVMKGRLCKLRFGAGGSRGSSALAWAPLPLLQSWLLRVVAFIRVLTAGGPEQMRGQFVFAPWDSGQQRLRQEGTRS, from the exons ATGTTAGGTGTGCAATTGAAATCCCTAAGACGTAAGAAAAAACGTCATGTGCATGTGAACCTCCCGAAAAAGTACTATGAACGGGATGATTTAAAGGAAAATACGGGAAAC GAGTATGACGAGCCATTCAGTGGAGTAGCTCGTCTCTGTCCACTGCTGGATCACAATGCCGAGACCAGGGATGTTCAGTCAGTGCTTCAGTTTCCGTGTCCCCTTGATGTGATGAAGGGGCGTCTTTGCAAGCTGAGGTTCGGCGCCGGAGGGAGCAGGGGTTCATCTGCCCTTGCTTGGGCCCCTTTGCCTCTGCTGCAGTCCTGGCTCTTGAGAGTAGTGGCCTTCATCCGCGTGTTGACTGCAGGAGGGCCAGAACAGATGCGTGGGCAGTTCGTCTTCGCTCCGTGGGATAGCGGGCAGCAGCGACTACGTCAGGAGGGCACGCGTTCGTGA
- the LOC113830493 gene encoding uncharacterized protein isoform X1, giving the protein MEYSSRRTGLPDTHRTVHTKSETGGDESKKVVSRGENLSFCRYCKNQGHVINGCFKLANKRSFDKGKPIFHVSVNDVTKVESKYSGDKPNLGLSPFSMTESLNVTPSFRPFCSTGFLSGDELYKSSSPVTILRDSAADISLVLKEAVPNPDCYTGEMEYDEPFSEVARLCPLLDHNAETRDVQPVLQFPCPLDVMNGASLQADVRRRREQGFICPCLGPLASAAVLVLESSGLHPRVDCRRARTDAWAVRLHSVG; this is encoded by the exons ATGGAGTATAGTTCCAGGAGGACTGGACTGCCAGATACCCACAGGACTGTTCATACAAAGTCAGAAACAGGTGGTGATGAGAGTAAGAAGGTTGTTTCTCGCGGTGAGAATTTGTCTTTTTGCCGTTATTGCAAGAACCAGGGTCATGTCATAAATGGCTGTTTTAAATTGGCTAATAAGCGTTCATTTGACAAAGGCAAACCTATTTTTCACGTCAGTGTTAATGATGTAACAAAGGTTGAATCTAAATATTCTGGTGATAAACCTAATCTtggcctttcccctttttccatgaCGGAATCTTTGAATGTGACACCTTCATTTAGACCATTTTGTTCCACAGGATTTCTTAGTGGCGATGAATTGTACAAGTCGTCTTCCCCAGTCACTATTCTACGGGACTCGGCTGCAGATATATCATTGGTGCTCAAGGAGGCGGTTCCTAACCCTGACTGTTATACTGGAGAAATG GAGTATGACGAGCCATTCAGTGAAGTAGCTCGTCTCTGTCCACTGCTGGATCACAATGCCGAGACCAGGGATGTTCAGCCAGTGCTTCAGTTTCCGTGTCCCCTTGATGTGATGAATGGGGCGTCTTTGCAAGCTGATGTTCGGCGCCGGAGGGAGCAGGGGTTCATCTGTCCTTGCTTGGGCCCCCTTGCCTCTGCTGCAGTCCTGGTTCTTGAGAGTAGTGGCCTTCATCCACGTGTTGACTGCAGGAGGGCCAGAACGGATGCGTGGGCAGTTCGTCTTCACTCCGTGGGGTAG
- the LOC113830493 gene encoding uncharacterized protein isoform X2 → MEYSSRRTGLPDTHRTVHTKSETGFLSGDELYKSSSPVTILRDSAADISLVLKEAVPNPDCYTGEMEYDEPFSEVARLCPLLDHNAETRDVQPVLQFPCPLDVMNGASLQADVRRRREQGFICPCLGPLASAAVLVLESSGLHPRVDCRRARTDAWAVRLHSVG, encoded by the exons ATGGAGTATAGTTCCAGGAGGACTGGACTGCCAGATACCCACAGGACTGTTCATACAAAGTCAGAAACAG GATTTCTTAGTGGCGATGAATTGTACAAGTCGTCTTCCCCAGTCACTATTCTACGGGACTCGGCTGCAGATATATCATTGGTGCTCAAGGAGGCGGTTCCTAACCCTGACTGTTATACTGGAGAAATG GAGTATGACGAGCCATTCAGTGAAGTAGCTCGTCTCTGTCCACTGCTGGATCACAATGCCGAGACCAGGGATGTTCAGCCAGTGCTTCAGTTTCCGTGTCCCCTTGATGTGATGAATGGGGCGTCTTTGCAAGCTGATGTTCGGCGCCGGAGGGAGCAGGGGTTCATCTGTCCTTGCTTGGGCCCCCTTGCCTCTGCTGCAGTCCTGGTTCTTGAGAGTAGTGGCCTTCATCCACGTGTTGACTGCAGGAGGGCCAGAACGGATGCGTGGGCAGTTCGTCTTCACTCCGTGGGGTAG